Proteins co-encoded in one Gossypium arboreum isolate Shixiya-1 chromosome 11, ASM2569848v2, whole genome shotgun sequence genomic window:
- the LOC108471425 gene encoding triacylglycerol lipase 2-like, whose product MLNFSSVLTLFVLFFVSPNVSAIDKVFPGNAKDVDIIIKSSVSDDDDIICKSLVQTQGYACEEHKVTTKDGYILSVQRIPVGRSGKTASKPPVLLQHGLLVDAAAWLLNTPDESLGFILADNGFDVWLANTRGTKYSRGHTSLSWNDSAYWEWSWDELVQYDLSALVQYVQYKTGQKLHYVGHSLGTLIALAAFSEQGKLINMFKSAALLSPIAHLNQIPSQLTKEAAQLHIAEELYSLGYRQFPPGWDVLGPILEKICNEPGTNCSELMTALTGPNCCINSSRAGELLKHEPQPTATKNIIHLSQMIRTGTIAMYDYGSEDENKEHYGQSDPPAYNMKDIPKELPLFLGYGGQDMLADANDVKALLNDLKDHDNGELVEVYSEEYAHADFVLGVNASQVVYDPMISFFDNHSS is encoded by the exons ATGCTTAACTTTTCAAGTGTTTTGACATTATTCGTATTATTCTTTGTGTCACCAAATGTTTCGGCCATTGATAAGGTGTTTCCAGGCAATGCTAAGGATGTTGATATCATAATAAAATCCTCAGTCAGTGATGACGATGATATTATCTGCAAATCGCTGGTGCAGACTCAAGGTTATGCCTGTGAAGAACATAAA GTTACTACGAAAGATGGGTACATCCTTAGCGTGCAGCGGATTCCAGTAGGGCGGTCTGGTAAGACAGCGAGCAAACCGCCGGTGCTGCTACAACATGGGCTCTTAGTG GATGCCGCAGCATGGTTGTTGAACACTCCAGATGAATCTTTAGGTTTCATTTTAGCGGATAACGGCTTCGATGTGTGGCTTGCGAACACACGCGGAACTAAATATAGTCGTGGACATACGTCTTTGAGTTGGAATGATTCG GCTTACTGGGAATGGTCGTGGGATGAATTAGTCCAGTATGATCTTTCAGCTCTTGTCCAATATGTTCAGTACAAAACTGGGCAGAAGTTGCATTATGTTGGGCATTCATTG GGAACTTTGATCGCTTTAGCTGCCTTTTCCGAACAAGGTAAGTTGATAAACATGTTCAAATCAGCTGCTTTGCTTAGTCCAATTGCTCACCTCAATCAGATTCCGTCGCAATTAACAAAAGAAGCTGCTCAGCTGCATATAGCGGAA GAATTATACAGCTTGGGTTACCGTCAATTTCCTCCAGGATG GGACGTCCTAGGCCCAATTCTGGAAAAGATATGTAATGAACCAGGCACTAATTGCTCCGAGTTAATGACTGCTTTAACAG GCCCAAACTGCTGTATAAATTCTTCAAGGGCAGGCGAGTTACTTAAACATGAACCCCAGCCAACTGCAACTAAGAACATAATCCACTTGTCTCAAA TGATAAGAACAGGGACCATAGCCATGTACGATTACGGTAGTGAAGATGAGAACAAGGAACACTACGGGCAGTCGGATCCCCCAGCATACAACATGAAAGACATCCCGAAAGAGCTCCCTCTTTTCCTTGGCTATGGCGGTCAAGACATGCTTGCTGATGCTAACGATGTTAAGGCCTTGCTAAATGACCTCAAAGATCACGACAATGGAGAGCTGGTTGAAGTATACAGCGAGGAATATGCTCATGCAGATTTTGTTCTTGGTGTGAATGCTAGTCAAGTCGTCTATGATCCTATGATTTCCTTCTTCGACAACCATTCATCTTGA